One genomic region from Longimicrobiaceae bacterium encodes:
- a CDS encoding lasso peptide biosynthesis B2 protein → MRTPAAPSIGLCALTLLAVRARLKLRGFGRSIAWARRAAGTGAMGGARAEMVESTAYRVAVAAAFFPGRAVCLEQSLALYVLLRRRGVPAQLALGVQPYPFTAHAWVELDGEPVNEDRETVDKFQRLPEVAA, encoded by the coding sequence ATGAGAACGCCCGCCGCTCCCTCAATCGGCCTCTGCGCCCTCACGCTGCTGGCGGTGCGCGCTCGGCTCAAGCTGCGCGGCTTCGGCAGGTCCATCGCGTGGGCGCGCCGGGCGGCAGGGACCGGCGCGATGGGCGGAGCGCGGGCCGAAATGGTCGAGAGCACGGCATACCGTGTGGCGGTGGCGGCGGCGTTCTTCCCCGGCCGCGCCGTGTGCCTGGAGCAGTCGCTCGCGCTGTACGTGCTGCTACGCCGCCGCGGCGTGCCGGCGCAGCTCGCGCTGGGCGTGCAGCCGTACCCGTTCACGGCGCACGCCTGGGTGGAGCTGGACGGCGAGCCGGTGAACGAGGACCGCGAGACGGTGGACAAGTTCCAGCGCCTGCCCGAGGTGGCCGCGTGA
- a CDS encoding PqqD family protein, translated as MLGWLRKTRTQAPPVALDAIYRRAPHVSAAGEGERTVLLDPRAGEYLGLDEVASRIWTLLDGATSASAVVDVLEAEYDAPRAQLEADCLALLARLSSLGVIVLA; from the coding sequence ATGTTAGGCTGGCTCCGGAAGACGCGGACGCAGGCTCCGCCGGTGGCCCTCGACGCCATCTACCGACGCGCGCCCCACGTCTCCGCGGCGGGGGAGGGCGAGCGCACCGTGCTGTTGGACCCTCGCGCCGGGGAGTACCTGGGGCTGGACGAGGTCGCGTCGCGCATCTGGACGCTGCTGGACGGCGCCACATCCGCGTCCGCCGTGGTGGACGTGCTGGAGGCGGAGTACGACGCGCCGCGTGCGCAGCTGGAGGCCGACTGCCTGGCGCTTCTCGCGCGCCTGTCCAGCCTCGGCGTGATCGTCCTCGCATGA